In one window of Aquimarina spinulae DNA:
- a CDS encoding amino acid adenylation domain-containing protein — METTVSHATSEAEVRDTFGHIPLVPGDTFIKSTIANLSLSDQYLFQRFGQGPITRVPYRCIHHAFEAHAKVNPNTIAASHLGEEITYKELDHQANLLALELMKNGVQKGDNVGLFVQRSIPMLVGILAILKAGGAYVPQHIGLAKDEQLRYVVKSASINLVLTLSEFKDLVPVIDDNKLIVIDDFLKSNANNNEEIILPSVPVTENDICYIIFTSGTTGDPNGVQVSHGNTCNILLTSPGDLGMRPGLKVGQILSIAFDMSVWEILGSMANGATLVIRGKNIQETVSEVDVVISTPTILSSLDVTHCQNVRVAIVAGEPCPRILAEKWSSFCAFHNSCGPTETTIINTVKRFFPTDELLTIGKPTPNNTVYVLDENLKPCSIGEAGEMWAGGLCVTYGYINNQELTNERYVDDPFLGQGKKMFRTRDLGRWTLDGELEHLGRTDDQVKICGFRVELDSVSSIIEKMPESKRAATLKIDNRTLISFVSPEDIDQEKVKKQVEEVLPYYCVPTIVVAMSELPMTDRGKIDKTKLMNLIPLKQEQEEKTTSIKIDQKPIENDEIPNLEIVQLPPQKKSFSRMWKGEKLMHYYRLFALLLIANIGIMIYGATEGNWWSQQEMRLDIISKITLINFSIGILIRQQYIINFLFWVATSIPTSWPLSIRRRAGKIYHFGGIHIGGTISGTLWFIVFMGSLYYDFFNPQNETSKDITLLWVTTILTGILVFMIIMALPKLRAKFHNNFEKTHRFGGWIALILFWVQTMLILSENGSEQPFLETIFYSFNFWALTVITVSIVLPWLRLKKVKVDITRPSNHVILARFNYGETPFAGSSTAISRDPLMEWHSFANVPEPGRDGFRLTISRAGDWTGELIDDMPKYLWVKGITTAGVGNVDKLFKKVIWVATGSGIGPCLPHLFSRETPARLIWATRNPRKTYGDELVEEILESQPEAIIWDTDAHGKPDMVKLAYKAYKDFDAEAVICISNKKLTWKVVYGMESRGIPAYGAIWDS, encoded by the coding sequence ATGGAAACTACAGTTTCTCATGCTACTTCTGAAGCAGAAGTACGTGACACTTTTGGGCATATACCCTTAGTACCAGGCGATACTTTTATAAAATCTACAATAGCGAATTTATCATTATCAGATCAATATCTTTTTCAAAGGTTCGGTCAAGGACCAATAACCAGAGTTCCTTATAGATGTATACACCATGCATTTGAGGCTCATGCCAAGGTAAATCCTAATACTATTGCTGCTAGTCATTTAGGCGAGGAAATTACATATAAAGAATTAGATCATCAGGCAAATTTACTGGCTTTAGAACTCATGAAAAATGGAGTTCAAAAGGGTGATAATGTTGGGTTATTTGTTCAACGATCAATACCAATGTTAGTAGGAATATTGGCCATCTTAAAAGCGGGAGGAGCTTATGTTCCTCAGCATATCGGATTAGCCAAAGACGAGCAATTAAGGTATGTTGTCAAATCAGCAAGTATAAATTTAGTACTCACTTTATCAGAGTTTAAAGATTTAGTACCCGTAATAGATGATAATAAACTTATTGTAATAGATGATTTTTTAAAATCAAATGCAAATAATAATGAGGAAATTATACTACCAAGTGTACCTGTTACCGAAAATGATATTTGCTATATAATTTTTACATCAGGAACAACCGGAGATCCTAATGGAGTTCAGGTTAGTCATGGAAATACGTGTAATATACTCCTTACGTCGCCGGGTGATTTAGGAATGAGACCCGGGTTAAAAGTAGGGCAAATTTTAAGTATTGCTTTTGATATGTCTGTTTGGGAAATTCTGGGGAGTATGGCAAACGGAGCTACCTTAGTTATACGCGGAAAAAATATTCAAGAAACAGTAAGTGAGGTAGATGTGGTGATTTCTACACCAACGATTCTTAGTTCTTTAGATGTTACACATTGCCAGAATGTTCGCGTAGCTATAGTTGCAGGTGAGCCTTGTCCTAGGATTTTAGCAGAAAAATGGTCTTCGTTTTGTGCTTTCCATAACTCTTGCGGACCTACCGAAACTACAATTATCAATACCGTAAAGCGGTTTTTTCCAACAGATGAATTACTTACTATAGGAAAACCTACACCCAATAATACAGTATATGTTTTAGACGAAAACTTAAAACCCTGTAGCATAGGTGAAGCAGGAGAAATGTGGGCAGGAGGTCTTTGTGTAACTTATGGATATATCAATAATCAAGAGTTAACAAATGAAAGATATGTAGATGACCCATTTCTGGGCCAAGGTAAAAAAATGTTCAGAACACGAGATTTGGGAAGATGGACTTTGGATGGTGAATTAGAACATTTAGGGAGAACCGATGATCAGGTAAAGATATGCGGTTTTAGAGTAGAATTAGATTCTGTATCCTCTATTATAGAGAAAATGCCAGAAAGTAAAAGAGCAGCTACTTTAAAAATAGACAATAGAACTTTAATATCCTTTGTAAGCCCAGAAGATATTGATCAGGAAAAGGTTAAAAAACAGGTAGAAGAAGTACTACCATATTACTGTGTTCCGACAATAGTGGTCGCTATGTCCGAACTTCCAATGACAGACCGTGGTAAAATAGATAAAACAAAATTAATGAATCTGATCCCCCTTAAACAAGAACAGGAAGAAAAAACAACAAGTATAAAAATAGATCAAAAACCTATAGAAAATGATGAAATACCCAATTTAGAGATCGTACAGTTACCTCCTCAAAAAAAATCTTTTAGCAGAATGTGGAAAGGAGAAAAACTAATGCATTATTACCGCTTGTTTGCACTGCTTTTAATAGCAAATATTGGAATAATGATCTATGGGGCAACAGAAGGTAATTGGTGGTCTCAGCAAGAAATGCGTTTGGATATTATCTCTAAAATCACACTAATTAACTTTTCAATAGGGATTCTTATTAGACAACAATATATTATTAATTTCTTGTTTTGGGTGGCTACTAGCATTCCTACAAGCTGGCCTTTGTCGATAAGAAGAAGAGCAGGGAAAATATATCATTTTGGAGGAATTCATATAGGAGGGACGATAAGTGGAACCCTTTGGTTTATAGTATTTATGGGGTCATTATATTATGATTTTTTTAACCCTCAAAATGAAACTTCCAAAGATATTACGTTATTGTGGGTAACTACAATACTTACAGGAATTTTAGTTTTTATGATTATTATGGCTTTGCCAAAATTAAGAGCAAAATTTCATAATAATTTTGAAAAAACGCATCGATTTGGTGGATGGATTGCACTAATATTATTTTGGGTACAAACAATGCTTATATTAAGTGAGAATGGTTCTGAACAACCTTTTTTAGAAACCATATTCTATTCTTTCAATTTTTGGGCATTAACAGTAATAACGGTTAGTATAGTATTACCATGGTTAAGATTGAAAAAAGTAAAAGTCGATATTACAAGACCATCAAACCATGTTATTCTGGCACGATTCAATTATGGAGAAACCCCTTTTGCCGGCTCCTCTACAGCAATTAGTAGAGACCCTTTAATGGAGTGGCATTCCTTTGCAAATGTACCAGAGCCAGGTAGAGATGGATTTCGATTAACCATCTCCAGGGCAGGGGATTGGACAGGTGAGCTTATTGATGATATGCCGAAATACTTATGGGTTAAGGGAATCACTACCGCAGGAGTAGGAAATGTTGATAAGCTATTTAAAAAAGTCATTTGGGTAGCAACAGGTAGTGGTATTGGCCCATGCTTACCACATCTTTTTTCTAGAGAAACTCCTGCTCGTTTAATATGGGCAACGCGAAATCCAAGAAAAACATATGGAGATGAATTGGTAGAAGAAATTCTCGAATCACAACCAGAAGCTATCATATGGGATACAGATGCCCATGGAAAACCCGATATGGTGAAACTCGCATACAAAGCATATAAAGATTTTGATGCAGAAGCTGTAATATGTATTTCTAACAAAAAACTTACCTGGAAAGTAGTCTACGGAATGGAAAGTAGAGGGATACCGGCATATGGCGCAATTTGGGATTCTTAA
- a CDS encoding enoyl-CoA hydratase yields the protein MNIKIEQRKRVVIITLNRPKALNALNSALMQEMVSVMQKLDKDPSVGCFVITGSKKTFAAGADIKEMENKSYMDMFHENYFAAWEAFTAIRTPKIAAVSGYALGGGCELAMMCDIIYASNTAKFGQPEIKLGVIPGIGGTQRLTKMVGKTKAMDLILTGRLMNAEEAERSGLVSRIIPIETLLEESVEAAAIIASYSKTTAMVARETIDRAMELGLREGVLYERRAFHALFATEHQKEGMQAFVEKRKADFSIPNQKQIIQAH from the coding sequence ATGAATATAAAAATCGAACAAAGAAAACGGGTAGTGATTATAACCTTAAATCGCCCAAAAGCATTAAATGCATTAAATAGTGCATTGATGCAAGAAATGGTTTCTGTTATGCAGAAACTAGATAAGGACCCTAGTGTAGGGTGCTTTGTAATCACAGGATCTAAAAAAACGTTTGCAGCAGGAGCAGACATAAAAGAAATGGAAAATAAATCCTATATGGATATGTTTCATGAAAATTATTTTGCTGCCTGGGAAGCTTTTACAGCAATTAGAACCCCAAAAATTGCAGCCGTATCTGGGTATGCTTTAGGTGGGGGATGTGAATTAGCTATGATGTGTGACATTATTTATGCATCTAATACAGCAAAATTTGGGCAACCAGAAATAAAACTGGGAGTGATCCCAGGTATTGGTGGAACCCAACGCTTAACAAAAATGGTAGGAAAAACAAAAGCTATGGATTTGATTCTTACCGGACGTTTAATGAATGCAGAAGAAGCAGAACGATCAGGCCTGGTATCTCGTATAATACCAATAGAAACCTTATTAGAAGAATCTGTAGAAGCTGCAGCAATTATTGCTTCTTATAGTAAAACAACAGCTATGGTTGCGAGAGAAACTATAGACAGAGCTATGGAGTTAGGACTTCGTGAAGGAGTACTCTATGAGAGAAGAGCCTTTCATGCATTATTTGCTACAGAGCACCAAAAAGAAGGTATGCAGGCTTTTGTAGAAAAAAGAAAAGCTGACTTTTCTATACCTAATCAAAAACAAATCATTCAAGCTCACTAA
- a CDS encoding DUF6733 family protein, whose product MKKLIIILIVIGFQYSTIQGQEEKKKKATLAVKVIQNSVAGFSTLFLGGFETNKNFDITFYSMFWTNPSFGTPESGSDQLLETGIGLGFKLMDGKLFLNPGVGFAHGKFFSDVAGTKIGEAVIPNTFVAFHNSIFDIEAYLAYYKSLRDREDISTKDLLLFWAAPGINVSDRLVLGGFFEELAFMNLENDDVNKNIQVYRYLGGSVKLKLDNGMAFRFSAGANLVTDVGASDEFYKVSAFIPF is encoded by the coding sequence ATGAAAAAACTCATAATAATATTAATTGTAATAGGTTTTCAGTATTCAACAATACAAGGACAAGAAGAGAAAAAGAAAAAAGCAACATTAGCTGTAAAAGTGATCCAAAACAGTGTTGCGGGATTTTCGACCTTATTTTTAGGAGGTTTTGAAACTAATAAAAATTTTGATATTACTTTTTATAGTATGTTCTGGACGAATCCTTCTTTCGGAACCCCAGAATCTGGTAGTGATCAATTATTAGAAACAGGTATTGGATTAGGGTTTAAACTAATGGATGGAAAATTATTTCTTAACCCAGGAGTTGGATTTGCCCATGGTAAATTCTTTTCAGATGTTGCCGGCACAAAGATAGGAGAGGCCGTAATCCCTAATACTTTTGTAGCGTTTCATAACTCTATTTTTGATATAGAAGCATATTTAGCCTATTATAAATCATTAAGAGATAGAGAAGATATCTCGACCAAAGATCTACTCCTTTTTTGGGCAGCACCTGGAATTAATGTAAGTGATCGTTTAGTGCTAGGTGGTTTCTTTGAAGAATTAGCCTTTATGAACCTAGAAAATGACGATGTTAATAAGAATATACAAGTATATCGTTATTTAGGAGGTTCTGTAAAATTAAAACTTGATAACGGTATGGCATTTAGGTTTTCTGCGGGAGCTAACCTGGTTACAGATGTAGGAGCATCGGACGAATTTTATAAAGTATCTGCTTTTATACCATTTTAA
- a CDS encoding M12 family metallo-peptidase has product MKRILTIAIALFTIMSFAQTQPQKASDLVSQQKKSGSAFEEIQLFKIINKQKNNLKLPKGLHDYVLFSLDQNKMKSMQRSYPNTMNLSIPGQKSAMSVDLVKVNIKTDDFLAKGTQGNVLPSSGIAHYRGVVSGQSNSLVAISFYKDNVSGFISTNGQGSIVLGALSNSKNHIIYKDKELSHINDFSCHVEDNMEKGYTLEELSYNPQSKSAAKCVKMFFDIAADIVRDKGGEQQATNYMETLFNQVAALYANDQITLKLSGTKAWSSNEPFQNSNLDSYGRYRRNNGLNGADLAHLVNYSFNGGLAASIGGLCGSKNYAVSGIKGSFSNVPTYSFDVFLISHETGHNVGSRHTHACVWNGNNTAIDGCAGRVEGNCRLPGNPAGGGTIMSYCPQTSVGVDFSLGFGSQPANVIRNHISRSNCIQTCDGGGCNTGDAISVTFTNNTDCTLEYFQNNSLQGSANAGGSYNANTTVGSAWQAKKASGDTVDNFTVACGQTTYNSSGNCSSGGGNCDGVAPYSPSTVYNVGDRVTYNGSLYERTFNGWTNLGPCTTTTDPCTGVAPYSPGTVYNVGDRVTYNGSLYERTFNGWTNLGACGGAFSAFNGDGPAGGLQFKAFPNPAKDLLNLEISNAKSSSQISIKDMNGRTLEIIDLKTPPGGNIVRKTVDISKLSTGIYFIKVTNSGTTLTKKFFVK; this is encoded by the coding sequence ATGAAACGTATATTAACAATCGCAATTGCTCTTTTTACAATAATGAGCTTTGCGCAAACTCAACCACAAAAGGCTAGTGATCTAGTATCCCAACAAAAAAAATCTGGTTCGGCTTTTGAAGAAATTCAACTTTTCAAAATAATAAATAAACAAAAAAATAACCTAAAACTTCCTAAAGGGCTTCATGATTATGTGTTATTCTCATTAGATCAAAATAAGATGAAATCTATGCAAAGGAGTTACCCAAATACTATGAATTTGAGTATTCCAGGGCAGAAATCAGCAATGTCGGTTGATCTTGTAAAAGTAAATATTAAAACAGATGATTTTTTGGCTAAAGGTACACAGGGTAATGTGTTGCCTTCTTCTGGTATAGCACATTATAGAGGTGTGGTAAGCGGACAGTCTAATTCTTTAGTAGCTATCAGTTTTTATAAAGATAATGTATCTGGTTTTATTAGTACGAATGGCCAAGGAAGTATAGTATTGGGTGCGTTAAGTAATAGCAAGAATCATATTATCTATAAGGACAAGGAACTTAGTCATATAAATGATTTTTCTTGCCACGTAGAAGACAATATGGAAAAAGGATACACTCTTGAAGAATTGTCTTATAATCCACAGAGTAAATCAGCAGCAAAGTGTGTAAAAATGTTCTTCGATATAGCCGCAGATATAGTTAGGGATAAAGGAGGAGAACAACAGGCTACTAATTATATGGAAACTTTATTTAATCAAGTAGCTGCCCTGTATGCTAATGATCAGATAACTCTTAAATTATCTGGTACCAAAGCTTGGAGTTCTAATGAACCATTTCAGAATTCTAATCTTGATAGCTATGGTAGGTATAGGAGAAATAATGGTCTTAATGGAGCAGATTTAGCACATCTGGTTAATTATTCATTTAATGGAGGATTAGCTGCTTCTATTGGAGGTTTGTGTGGTTCTAAGAATTATGCTGTTTCTGGTATTAAAGGTAGTTTTAGTAATGTACCTACTTATTCTTTCGATGTATTCTTAATTTCTCATGAAACAGGACATAATGTAGGATCACGTCATACACATGCATGTGTGTGGAACGGTAATAATACAGCTATAGATGGTTGTGCTGGCCGTGTAGAAGGAAATTGTAGATTACCAGGGAATCCTGCAGGAGGAGGAACCATTATGAGTTATTGTCCACAAACTAGTGTTGGGGTGGATTTTAGCTTAGGGTTCGGTTCTCAACCTGCTAATGTGATCCGTAATCATATTTCGAGATCAAATTGTATACAGACTTGTGACGGTGGAGGGTGTAATACAGGAGATGCTATATCGGTAACATTTACCAATAATACAGATTGTACTTTAGAGTATTTCCAGAACAATTCTTTACAAGGATCTGCCAATGCAGGAGGCTCGTATAATGCAAATACTACTGTAGGAAGCGCGTGGCAAGCCAAAAAAGCTTCGGGAGATACTGTAGATAATTTTACTGTTGCTTGTGGCCAAACAACCTATAACTCTTCAGGAAATTGTAGTAGTGGTGGTGGTAACTGTGATGGTGTAGCACCATATTCTCCTAGTACAGTTTATAATGTAGGAGATCGAGTAACCTATAATGGATCTTTATATGAAAGAACTTTTAACGGATGGACTAATTTAGGGCCGTGTACTACAACAACTGATCCTTGTACAGGAGTGGCACCATATTCTCCTGGTACTGTATATAATGTAGGTGACCGTGTAACTTATAATGGATCTTTATATGAAAGAACTTTTAACGGATGGACTAATTTAGGTGCTTGCGGAGGAGCATTTTCTGCTTTCAATGGAGATGGGCCAGCGGGAGGATTACAATTTAAAGCATTCCCTAATCCAGCAAAAGATCTTTTAAACCTGGAAATTAGTAATGCAAAATCTTCTTCTCAAATCAGTATCAAGGATATGAATGGAAGAACATTAGAGATCATAGACCTTAAAACACCTCCGGGAGGAAATATAGTGAGAAAAACAGTAGATATTAGTAAGTTATCTACTGGTATCTATTTTATAAAAGTTACCAATAGTGGTACAACTCTTACTAAAAAGTTTTTTGTAAAATAA
- a CDS encoding tRNA-(ms[2]io[6]A)-hydroxylase, whose amino-acid sequence MLGLKLPTDPRWVNIVEKNIEEILTDHAYCEQKATSTAISLIVSFPEYTELVQEMIKLVKEEMSHFKMVHDKILERGWILGRDRKDDYVIQLITFFPKGGSRTTQLIHRLLYAALIEARSCERFKLLSEELEDPELADFYRSLMISEANHYTMFLNFARQYGNREEVDKKWQELLVFEAEIMKSLGNKETIHG is encoded by the coding sequence ATGCTAGGCTTAAAACTTCCCACAGACCCGAGATGGGTTAATATTGTAGAGAAAAATATTGAAGAAATTCTTACAGATCATGCATACTGCGAGCAAAAAGCTACTTCTACAGCAATATCGCTTATTGTGAGTTTTCCAGAATACACAGAATTAGTGCAAGAGATGATAAAACTGGTAAAAGAAGAAATGAGCCATTTTAAAATGGTTCATGATAAAATTCTTGAACGGGGCTGGATTCTCGGTAGAGATCGAAAGGATGACTACGTGATTCAATTGATAACTTTTTTCCCAAAAGGGGGAAGTAGAACAACCCAACTTATACATCGCTTATTATATGCAGCTTTGATTGAAGCCAGAAGTTGTGAGCGTTTTAAATTACTATCTGAAGAATTAGAAGATCCAGAACTAGCTGATTTTTATAGAAGTTTGATGATAAGTGAAGCTAATCATTATACTATGTTTTTAAATTTTGCACGCCAATATGGAAATCGCGAAGAAGTCGACAAAAAGTGGCAGGAATTACTAGTTTTTGAAGCAGAAATAATGAAATCTCTTGGTAATAAAGAAACGATTCATGGATAA